In a genomic window of Vicia villosa cultivar HV-30 ecotype Madison, WI unplaced genomic scaffold, Vvil1.0 ctg.000150F_1_1_1, whole genome shotgun sequence:
- the LOC131624723 gene encoding probable serine/threonine-protein kinase PIX13, whose product MPQSPSPSLFILFTTNFSFINSANFSSSDFSIGGQILPTSNLRVYTFAELKASTKNFKPETLLGEGGFGKVYRGWLDGITIAVKKLNSESLQGLQEWQSEIHFLGRLYHPNLVKLLGYCYEDTELLLVYEYMQKGSLENHLFGRGVVVQPLPWELRLKIAIGAATRLSFLHTPDREIIYRDFKASNILLDGSYNAKISDFGLAKLGPSASQSHLSTTVMGTPGYAAPEYMQTGHLYVNSDVYGFGVVLVEILTGLRAIDLNRPSGYHSLTDWIKPHLQERRKLKKIMDPQLGGKYPIKAALTISKVASRCLAPEPKMRPSMKDVLEILKGTQASTDKDVEVRGQN is encoded by the exons ATGCCTCAATCGCCGTCTCCGTCTCTCTTCATCTTGTTCACGACCAATTTCTCCTTCATAAACAGCGCCAATTTCTCCTCTTCTGATTTTTCAATCGGTGGTCAGATCTTACCTACTTCTAATCTGAGAGTCTACACTTTCGCCGAATTGAAAGCTTCtaccaagaatttcaaacctGAAACACTTCTCGGTGAAGGAGGTTTTGGAAAAGTCTACAGAGGTTGGCTTGATGGAATCACCATTGCCGTCAAAAAATTGAACTCCGAAAGTTTACAAGGTCTCCAGGAATGGCAG TCAGAGATACATTTTCTAGGTAGACTTTACCATCCTAACCTTGTTAAACTCTTGGGATATTGTTATGAGGATACAGAGCTTCTTCTTGTCTACGAATACATGCAGAAGGGTAGTTTGGAAAATCACCTCTTTGGAA GAGGTGTTGTTGTTCAACCACTTCCTTGGGAGCTGAGGCTTAAGATAGCAATCGGAGCAGCTACCAGACTTTCGTTCTTGCATACACCAGATAGAGAAATTATTTACAGAGATTTTAAGGCCTCTAATATATTGCTTGATGGG TCCTATAATGCCAAGATATCAGATTTTGGGTTGGCAAAACTGGGTCCTTCGGCTAGTCAATCACATTTGTCTACAACGGTGATGGGAACACCAGGTTATGCAGCTCCTGAATATATGCAAACAG GGCATCTATATGTAAATAGTGATGTGTATGGTTTTGGAGTTGTTTTGGTTGAGATACTGACGGGCTTACGGGCGATAGATCTCAACCGCCCAAGCGGGTATCACAGTCTAACGGATTGGATCAAACCGCACCTACAGGAAAGAAGAAAATTGAAGAAGATTATGGATCCTCAATTAGGAGGAAAGTATCCAATCAAAGCTGCACTTACTATATCTAAGGTTGCTTCTAGGTGTCTTGCACCCGAGCCCAAAATGCGCCCATCCATGAAGGATGTTTTGGAGATCTTGAAAGGAACTCAAGCTTCCACTGACAAAGACGTCGAGGTTAGGGGTCAAAATTAA
- the LOC131624712 gene encoding non-specific lipid-transfer protein 1-like: MGNFKLACVVMMFITLLYVQNGAAVSCGQVTSSLVPCMGYVQNGGAVSPRCCYGIRGLVNGARTTADRRAACACLKSAAASLKRINVGYAAALPGKCGVNIPYKISASTNCASIR, translated from the exons ATGGGCAACTTCAAGTTAGCATGTGTTGTTATGATGTTCATCACTTTGCTGTATGTACAAAATGGTGCTGCAGTTTCATGTGGACAAGTCACTAGTAGCCTTGTGCCATGCATGGGTTATGTTCAGAATGGTGGTGCTGTTTCGCCGCGTTGTTGCTATGGCATTAGAGGGTTAGTTAACGGGGCTAGGACCACGGCTGACCGTCGTGCAGCTTGTGCTTGTTTGAAGTCAGCTGCTGCTTCTCTCAAAAGAATCAATGTAGGCTATGCTGCTGCACTCCCTGGAAAATGTGGGGTTAATATCCCTTACAAGATTAGTGCTTCCACCAACTGTGCTAG TATTAGGTAA